A genomic region of Notamacropus eugenii isolate mMacEug1 chromosome 3, mMacEug1.pri_v2, whole genome shotgun sequence contains the following coding sequences:
- the LOC140531967 gene encoding olfactory receptor 5BS1-like encodes MAYDRYSAICNPLVYVRVMSKQFCVFLVCGSFLLGVTTSMLNTLPLLRLKFCTTHLIHHYSCEMPELLPLSCTDLFPNKMILFTTSVIVVFGCFLPIMFSYAQIISAILKISSASGRSKAFSTCSSHVIVVTLFFLTGVDRYLSPSTGSILEQVISMQYSIVTPLLNPIIYSLKNVEVKLAIKKVWENKRILSGTY; translated from the coding sequence ATGGCCTATGACCGCTACTCAGCCATCTGTAACCCTCTGGTTTATGTGAGGGTCATGAGCAAACAATTCTGTGTCTTTTTGGTCTGTGGATCTTTTCTACTTGGGGTCACCACCTCCATGCTCAACACTCTGCCTTTGCTGAGACTGAAGTTCTGTACTACCCACCTCATCCACCACTATAGCTGTGAGATGCCTGAGCTCTTACCTCTCTCCTGCACTGACCTCTTCCCTAACAAGATGATTTTATTCACCACCTCGGTCATTGTTGTCTTTGGCTGCTTCTTACCCATCATGTTTTCTTATGCTCAAATTATCTCTGCCATTCTGAAGATCAGCTCAGCTTCAGGCAGGAGCAAAGCCTTCTCTACCTGCTCCTCCCATGTGATAGTAGTGACCTTGTTCTTCCTGACAGGTGTGGACCGATATCTAAGCCCTTCTACAGGCTCTATCCTGGAGCAAGTCATCTCCATGCAGTATAGTATTGTGACACCACTGCTGAACCCCATCATCTACAGTCTGAAGAATGTGGAAGTCAAACTAGCCATAAAGAAAGTGTGGGAAAACAAAAGGATCCTCTCTGGCACCTACTAA